From Pongo pygmaeus isolate AG05252 chromosome 1, NHGRI_mPonPyg2-v2.0_pri, whole genome shotgun sequence, one genomic window encodes:
- the AUNIP gene encoding aurora kinase A- and ninein-interacting protein, with the protein MRRTGPEEEACGVWLDAAALKRRKVQTHLIKPGTKMLTLLPGERKANICFTQRRAPSTGIHQRSIASFFTLQPGKTNGSDQKSVSSHTESQINKESKKNVTKLGHLIPGLAQDCMVSPLATSTTADIQEAGLSPQSLQTSGHHRMKTPFSTELSLLQPDTLDCAGESNTPLAFSFTEDLESSCLPDQKEEKGDSARKWEWLHGSKKNYQSMEKHTKLPGDKCCQPLGKTKLERKVSAKENRQAPVLLQTYGESWNGENIEPVKQSPSPVSVFSWDNEKNDKDSWSQLFTEDSQGQRVIAHNTRVPFQDVTNNWNWDLALFPNSPWAQCQEDGPTQNLKPDLLFTQDSEVQALACQQDCCRRSILKRQKHLR; encoded by the exons aCACATTTAATCAAACCAGGCACCAAAATGCTAACACTCCTTCCTGGAGAAAGAAAGGCTAATATTTGTTTTACTCAAAGAAGAGCTCCATCTACAGGCATTCACCAGAGAAGCATTGCTTCTTTCTTCACCTtgcagccag GAAAGACAAATGGCAGTGACCAGAAGAGTGTTTCATCTCATACAGAAAGTCAGATCAACAAGGAGTCCAAGAAAAATGTGACCAAGCTAGGCCATTTGATCCCAGGCTTAGCACAGGATTGCATGGTGTCCCCTTTAGCCACTTCAACCACTGCAGACATCCAGGAAGCTGGACTGTCTCCTCAGTCCCTCCAGACTTCTGGCCACCACAGAATGAAAACCCCATTTTCAACTGAGCTATCTTTGCTCCAGCCTGATACTCTAGACTGTGCTGGAGAGAGTAATACCCCACTGGCTTTTTCCTTCACTGAGGACTTGGAAAGTTCTTGTTTGCCagaccaaaaggaagaaaaaggggaTTCTGCCAGGAAATGGGAATGGCTTCATGGGTCTAAGAAGAACTATCAGAGTATGGAGAAACACACCAAACTACCTGGGGACAAATGCTGTCAGCCCTTAGGCAAGACTAAATTGGAAAGAAAGGTGTCTGCCAAAGAAAACAGGCAGGCCCCTGTACTCCTTCAAACATACGGGGAATCCTGGAATGGAGAAAACATAGAACCAGTGAAACAAAGCCCTAGTCCAGTTTCTGTGTTTTCCTGGGACAATGAAAAGAATGACAAGGACTCCTGGAGTCAACTTTTCACTGAAGATTCTCAAGGCCAGCGGGTCATTGCCCACAACACTAGAGTTCCTTTTCAAGATGTAACCAATAACTGGAATTGGGACTTAGCGCTGTTTCCTAACAGTCCTTGGGCTCAGTGCCAGGAGGATGGGCCAACTCAAAATCTGAAGCCTGATTTGCTCTTTACCCAGGACTCTGAAG TCCAAGCTCTAGCTTGTCAGCAAGACTGTTGCAGAAGATCTATCCTTAAGAGGCAGAAACATCTGCGGTGA
- the MTFR1L gene encoding mitochondrial fission regulator 1-like isoform X2: protein MSEMEASVTIPIWQNKPHGAARSVVRRIGTNLPLKPCARASFETLPNISDLCLRDVPPVPTLADIAWIAADEEETYARVRSDTRPLRHTWKPSPLIVMQRNASVPNLRGSEERLLALKKPALPALSRTTELQDELSHLRSQIAKIVAADAGSSNVSSPLPCFGSSFHSTTSFVISDITEETEVEVPELPSVPLLCSASPECCKPEHKAACSSSEEDDCVSLSKASSFADMMGILKDFHRMKQSQDLNRSLLKEEDPAVLISEVLRRKFALKEEDISRKGN from the exons ATGTCGGAAATGGAAGCCAGTGTG ACCATCCCAATCTGGCAAAACAAGCCACATGGGGCTGCTCGAAGTGTAGTAAGAAGAATTGGGACCAACCTACCCTTGAAGCCGTGTGCCCGGGCGTCCTTTGAG ACCCTGCCCAACATCTCTGACCTGTGTTTGAGAGATGTACCCCCAGTCCCTACCCTGGCTGACATCGCCTGGATTGCTGCGGATGAAGAGGAGACATATGCCCGGGTCAG GAGTGATACGCGCCCCCTGAGGCACACCTGGAAACCCAGCCCTCTGATTGTCATGCAGCGCAATGCCTCTGTTCCCAACCTGCGTGGGTCCGAGGAGAGGCTTCTGGCCCTGAAGAAGCCAGCCCTGCCAGCCCTAAGCCGCACCACTGAGCTGCAGGATGAACTGAGCCACTTGCGCAGCCAGATTGCAAAGATAGTGGCAGCTGATGCAG GAAGTTCAAATGTCTCTTCTCCTTTACCTTGTTTTGGATCCTCATTCCACTCTACAACTTCCTTTGTCATTAGTGACATCACCGAGGAGACAGAGGTGGAGGTCCCTGAGCTTCCATCAGTCCCCCTGCTTTGTTCTGCCAGCCCTGAATGTTGCAAACCAGAACACAAAGCTGCCTGCAGTTCGTCTGAAGAGGATGACTGCGTCTCTTTGTCCAAGGCCAGCAGCTTTGCCGACATGATGGGTATCCTGAAGGACTTTCACCGAATGAAACAGAGCCAAGATCT GAACCGGAGTTTATTGAAGGAGGAAGACCCTGCTGTGCTTATCTCCGAGGTCCTACGGAGGAAGTTTGCTCTAAAGGAAGAAGATATcagtagaaaaggaaactga
- the MTFR1L gene encoding mitochondrial fission regulator 1-like isoform X1, whose amino-acid sequence MSEMEASVTIPIWQNKPHGAARSVVRRIGTNLPLKPCARASFETLPNISDLCLRDVPPVPTLADIAWIAADEEETYARVRSDTRPLRHTWKPSPLIVMQRNASVPNLRGSEERLLALKKPALPALSRTTELQDELSHLRSQIAKIVAADAASASLTPDFLSPGSSNVSSPLPCFGSSFHSTTSFVISDITEETEVEVPELPSVPLLCSASPECCKPEHKAACSSSEEDDCVSLSKASSFADMMGILKDFHRMKQSQDLNRSLLKEEDPAVLISEVLRRKFALKEEDISRKGN is encoded by the exons ATGTCGGAAATGGAAGCCAGTGTG ACCATCCCAATCTGGCAAAACAAGCCACATGGGGCTGCTCGAAGTGTAGTAAGAAGAATTGGGACCAACCTACCCTTGAAGCCGTGTGCCCGGGCGTCCTTTGAG ACCCTGCCCAACATCTCTGACCTGTGTTTGAGAGATGTACCCCCAGTCCCTACCCTGGCTGACATCGCCTGGATTGCTGCGGATGAAGAGGAGACATATGCCCGGGTCAG GAGTGATACGCGCCCCCTGAGGCACACCTGGAAACCCAGCCCTCTGATTGTCATGCAGCGCAATGCCTCTGTTCCCAACCTGCGTGGGTCCGAGGAGAGGCTTCTGGCCCTGAAGAAGCCAGCCCTGCCAGCCCTAAGCCGCACCACTGAGCTGCAGGATGAACTGAGCCACTTGCGCAGCCAGATTGCAAAGATAGTGGCAGCTGATGCAG cTTCGGCTTCATTAACGCCAGATTTCTTATCTCCAGGAAGTTCAAATGTCTCTTCTCCTTTACCTTGTTTTGGATCCTCATTCCACTCTACAACTTCCTTTGTCATTAGTGACATCACCGAGGAGACAGAGGTGGAGGTCCCTGAGCTTCCATCAGTCCCCCTGCTTTGTTCTGCCAGCCCTGAATGTTGCAAACCAGAACACAAAGCTGCCTGCAGTTCGTCTGAAGAGGATGACTGCGTCTCTTTGTCCAAGGCCAGCAGCTTTGCCGACATGATGGGTATCCTGAAGGACTTTCACCGAATGAAACAGAGCCAAGATCT GAACCGGAGTTTATTGAAGGAGGAAGACCCTGCTGTGCTTATCTCCGAGGTCCTACGGAGGAAGTTTGCTCTAAAGGAAGAAGATATcagtagaaaaggaaactga
- the MTFR1L gene encoding mitochondrial fission regulator 1-like isoform X3 yields the protein MSEMEASVTIPIWQNKPHGAARSVVRRIGTNLPLKPCARASFETLPNISDLCLRDVPPVPTLADIAWIAADEEETYARVRSDTRPLRHTWKPSPLIVMQRNASVPNLRGSEERLLALKKPALPALSRTTELQDELSHLRSQIAKIVAADAVTSPRRQRWRSLSFHQSPCFVLPALNVANQNTKLPAVRLKRMTASLCPRPAALPT from the exons ATGTCGGAAATGGAAGCCAGTGTG ACCATCCCAATCTGGCAAAACAAGCCACATGGGGCTGCTCGAAGTGTAGTAAGAAGAATTGGGACCAACCTACCCTTGAAGCCGTGTGCCCGGGCGTCCTTTGAG ACCCTGCCCAACATCTCTGACCTGTGTTTGAGAGATGTACCCCCAGTCCCTACCCTGGCTGACATCGCCTGGATTGCTGCGGATGAAGAGGAGACATATGCCCGGGTCAG GAGTGATACGCGCCCCCTGAGGCACACCTGGAAACCCAGCCCTCTGATTGTCATGCAGCGCAATGCCTCTGTTCCCAACCTGCGTGGGTCCGAGGAGAGGCTTCTGGCCCTGAAGAAGCCAGCCCTGCCAGCCCTAAGCCGCACCACTGAGCTGCAGGATGAACTGAGCCACTTGCGCAGCCAGATTGCAAAGATAGTGGCAGCTGATGCAG TGACATCACCGAGGAGACAGAGGTGGAGGTCCCTGAGCTTCCATCAGTCCCCCTGCTTTGTTCTGCCAGCCCTGAATGTTGCAAACCAGAACACAAAGCTGCCTGCAGTTCGTCTGAAGAGGATGACTGCGTCTCTTTGTCCAAGGCCAGCAGCTTTGCCGACATGA